A region from the Aliarcobacter thereius LMG 24486 genome encodes:
- the accA gene encoding acetyl-CoA carboxylase carboxyl transferase subunit alpha, with protein MATYLEFEEKIKKIEDEIVLARIKADEPAIEILEKKLEKEVEKTFKNLNDYQKLQLARHPDRPYALDYINGILDQAYEIHGDRHYIDDHAIVCYLGFINEQQVLIIGEQKGRGTKEKLKRNFGMPNPEGYRKALRAAQMAEKFQIPILMLVDTPGAYPGLGAEERNQSEAIARNLYEFANLTTPSVSVVIGEGGSGGALAISIADKLAMMRYSVYAVISPEGCSAILWNDPTKVETAAQALKITAENLKQQNLIEDVINEPLIGAHRKKDEAIMALKKYFLDSLEELKLLSPEERQAKKYQKIMNLGSFEE; from the coding sequence TTGGCAACTTATTTAGAATTCGAAGAGAAAATTAAAAAAATTGAAGATGAAATTGTATTAGCTAGAATTAAAGCTGATGAACCTGCAATTGAAATCTTAGAAAAAAAACTTGAAAAAGAAGTTGAAAAAACTTTTAAAAATTTAAATGATTATCAAAAACTTCAATTAGCAAGACATCCTGATAGACCTTATGCACTTGATTATATAAATGGTATTTTAGATCAAGCTTATGAGATTCATGGAGATAGACACTATATTGATGACCATGCTATTGTTTGCTATTTAGGCTTTATAAATGAACAACAAGTATTAATAATTGGTGAACAAAAAGGTAGAGGAACTAAAGAGAAATTAAAAAGAAACTTTGGTATGCCAAATCCTGAAGGTTATAGAAAAGCTTTAAGAGCTGCTCAAATGGCTGAAAAATTCCAAATTCCTATTCTTATGTTAGTTGACACTCCAGGTGCATATCCAGGACTTGGAGCAGAAGAGAGAAATCAAAGTGAAGCTATTGCTAGAAATCTTTATGAATTTGCAAATCTAACTACTCCATCTGTTTCAGTTGTAATTGGAGAAGGTGGAAGTGGTGGAGCACTAGCAATTAGTATAGCTGATAAACTTGCTATGATGAGATATTCTGTTTATGCAGTTATTTCTCCTGAAGGTTGTAGTGCAATCTTATGGAATGATCCAACAAAAGTTGAAACAGCTGCACAAGCTTTAAAAATTACAGCTGAAAACTTAAAACAACAAAATCTGATAGAAGATGTTATAAATGAGCCTTTAATCGGTGCTCATAGAAAAAAAGATGAAGCTATTATGGCTCTTAAGAAGTATTTTTTAGACTCTTTAGAAGAGTTAAAATTATTAAGTCCTGAAGAGAGACAAGCTAAAAAATATCAAAAAATCATGAATCTTGGTTCATTTGAAGAGTAA
- a CDS encoding beta-ketoacyl-ACP synthase II — MKRVVITGLGTINSTGHSVAESFEAIKNGVCGIDTITLFDASDFTVQIAGEVKNFDPETVMDKKEVKKADRFIQLGIKAAHEAMIDSGFVTSENKKVDENDAARFGIISGSGIGGLSTIQKNSTICDTRGSRKISPFFIPSSLSNMLSGFISIEHNLKGPSLSHVTACAASTHAICDAFKTIALDGADRILVVGAESAVCGAGVGGFAAMKALSTRNDDPKKSSRPFDIDRDGFVMGEGAGALVIESLDSALERNAKIYCEIIGFGESGDANHITSPVVDGPLRAMKSALLMAERTLGTSVKIDYINMHGTSTPVGDKNETSAIKELFGGKENSPLVSSIKGQIGHCLGAAGAIEAIMTIKALNDGIIPPTINVENQDPECDLDVIPNIARNVELNTVMTNNFGFGGTNGSVIFKKFTK, encoded by the coding sequence ATGAAGAGAGTTGTTATTACAGGTCTAGGTACTATAAATTCAACAGGACACTCTGTTGCAGAATCTTTTGAAGCAATTAAAAATGGTGTTTGTGGAATTGATACAATCACACTTTTTGATGCAAGTGATTTTACAGTACAAATTGCAGGAGAAGTAAAAAACTTTGATCCTGAAACTGTAATGGATAAAAAAGAGGTAAAAAAAGCTGATAGATTTATTCAATTAGGAATTAAAGCAGCTCATGAAGCTATGATTGATAGTGGATTTGTTACAAGCGAAAATAAAAAAGTAGATGAAAATGATGCTGCTAGATTTGGAATCATTTCAGGTTCTGGAATTGGTGGATTATCAACAATTCAAAAAAACTCTACAATTTGTGACACAAGAGGTTCAAGAAAAATATCTCCATTTTTTATTCCTTCTTCATTATCAAATATGTTAAGTGGATTTATTTCAATTGAACATAATTTAAAAGGTCCTTCTTTAAGTCATGTTACTGCTTGTGCAGCTTCTACTCATGCTATTTGTGATGCTTTTAAAACAATTGCTTTAGATGGGGCTGATAGAATTTTAGTTGTTGGGGCTGAAAGTGCCGTTTGTGGTGCTGGTGTTGGTGGCTTTGCTGCTATGAAAGCTCTTTCAACAAGAAATGATGATCCTAAAAAATCTTCAAGACCATTTGATATAGATAGAGATGGTTTTGTAATGGGAGAAGGTGCTGGAGCACTAGTTATAGAATCTTTAGATAGTGCATTAGAAAGAAATGCAAAAATTTATTGTGAAATTATTGGTTTTGGAGAGAGTGGTGATGCAAATCATATAACTTCTCCAGTTGTTGATGGTCCTTTAAGAGCTATGAAATCTGCTCTTTTAATGGCAGAGAGAACTTTAGGAACTTCTGTAAAAATTGATTATATAAATATGCATGGGACTTCAACTCCTGTTGGAGATAAAAATGAAACTTCAGCTATAAAAGAACTATTTGGAGGAAAAGAAAACTCTCCTTTAGTATCATCAATAAAAGGTCAAATTGGACACTGCCTTGGTGCAGCAGGAGCGATTGAAGCTATTATGACAATAAAAGCATTAAATGATGGAATAATCCCTCCAACAATTAATGTAGAAAATCAAGATCCAGAATGTGATTTAGATGTAATTCCAAATATTGCTAGAAATGTAGAACTAAATACAGTAATGACAAATAATTTTGGTTTTGGTGGAACTAACGGTTCTGTAATTTTTAAAAAATTTACAAAATAA
- the acpP gene encoding acyl carrier protein: MALFDDVKAVVVDQLDCDPAEVKEDSKFIEDLGADSLDVVELVMALEEKFDIEIPDEEAEKILTVGDAISYIENNA, from the coding sequence ATGGCATTATTTGATGATGTAAAAGCAGTAGTTGTAGATCAACTAGATTGTGATCCAGCAGAAGTAAAAGAGGATTCAAAATTTATTGAAGATTTAGGGGCTGACTCTCTAGATGTTGTTGAGTTAGTTATGGCTTTAGAAGAGAAATTCGATATTGAAATTCCAGATGAAGAAGCTGAAAAAATCTTAACTGTTGGTGATGCTATATCATACATTGAAAACAACGCATAA
- the fabG gene encoding 3-oxoacyl-ACP reductase FabG, translating into MKFTGKNVLITGASKGIGAEIARNLASYGLKVWINYRSKIEEAEALKENIEKNGGTAAIIKADVSNEEEFINAIKTIVDSDGELSYLVNNAGITKDKLALRMSVEDFTDVINANLVSTFIGCRESLKTMSKKRFGSVVNISSIVGEMGNPGQTNYSASKGGVNTMTKSFAKEGASRNIRFNSVTPGFIKTDMTDLLKDEVKAEYEKNIPLSRFGNPSEIADAVAFLLSDHSSYITGEILKVNGGLYV; encoded by the coding sequence ATGAAATTTACAGGTAAAAATGTATTAATTACAGGTGCAAGTAAAGGAATTGGTGCAGAAATTGCAAGAAATCTTGCTTCTTATGGTTTAAAAGTTTGGATTAATTATAGAAGTAAAATAGAAGAAGCAGAAGCTCTAAAAGAGAATATAGAAAAAAATGGTGGAACTGCTGCAATTATAAAAGCAGATGTATCAAATGAAGAAGAATTTATCAATGCAATAAAAACTATTGTTGATAGTGATGGAGAATTATCATATTTAGTAAACAATGCAGGAATTACAAAAGATAAACTAGCTCTTAGAATGAGTGTTGAAGATTTTACAGATGTAATTAATGCAAACTTAGTTTCTACATTTATTGGTTGTAGAGAATCTTTAAAAACAATGAGTAAAAAAAGATTTGGTTCGGTGGTAAATATCTCTTCTATAGTTGGAGAAATGGGAAATCCTGGGCAAACAAACTATTCTGCTTCAAAAGGTGGAGTAAATACTATGACAAAATCATTTGCAAAAGAGGGTGCAAGTAGAAATATAAGATTTAATAGTGTAACTCCTGGATTTATTAAAACAGATATGACTGATTTATTAAAAGATGAAGTAAAAGCTGAATATGAAAAAAATATTCCTCTTTCAAGATTTGGAAATCCAAGTGAAATTGCTGATGCAGTTGCATTTCTTTTAAGTGATCATTCAAGCTATATTACAGGTGAAATATTAAAAGTTAATGGGGGTTTATATGTATAA
- a CDS encoding queuosine precursor transporter produces the protein MTKKQLILYVTIFSSLVITANYTVQFPINEWLTYGAIMFPFTFLLTDILSENFEKKEVLNVIKYGVLIAIIPTILIAGWQIAFASLTCLVVSQYINVRIFKFLKRKFINLWWLRSNGSTLIGQFFDTSIFFILAFSFVMPFETILKLIIGDYLIKVSLALLDMPIFYLIAIKFREKIFHRA, from the coding sequence ATGACAAAAAAACAACTAATTTTATATGTAACAATATTTTCATCATTAGTAATTACAGCAAACTATACAGTTCAATTTCCCATTAATGAATGGCTTACTTATGGAGCAATTATGTTTCCATTTACATTTTTACTAACTGATATATTAAGTGAGAACTTTGAAAAAAAAGAGGTTTTGAATGTAATTAAATATGGAGTTTTAATTGCAATTATTCCAACAATTTTAATTGCTGGTTGGCAAATAGCCTTTGCATCGCTTACTTGTTTAGTTGTTTCACAATATATAAATGTAAGAATATTTAAATTTTTAAAAAGAAAATTTATAAATCTTTGGTGGCTAAGAAGTAATGGAAGTACACTAATAGGACAATTTTTTGATACTTCAATCTTCTTCATATTGGCATTTTCATTTGTAATGCCTTTTGAAACTATTTTAAAACTAATAATTGGAGATTATTTAATAAAAGTATCCTTAGCTCTTTTGGATATGCCAATATTCTATCTTATTGCAATTAAATTTAGAGAAAAGATTTTTCATAGAGCATAA
- a CDS encoding 16S rRNA (uracil(1498)-N(3))-methyltransferase gives MQYVFDKNAKDNTLFIKDENYNYLIKARRHKLGDKIAFRNLEDNFIYIYKLSNIDKKSAILDLELEEEKIIENDKELHLAWCIIDPKIIYENITSLNELGVSKISFIYSDFSQKNFKINFEKLEKILINSSSQCGRSSIVKIDIYKNIDEFIKDYPKSYILDFSNNLIESKKDLIDNLIVGPEGGFSKRERELFNKDLVLGFKSNLVLRSETAIISASSKIII, from the coding sequence ATGCAATATGTTTTTGATAAAAATGCGAAGGATAATACTCTTTTTATAAAAGATGAAAATTATAATTACTTAATAAAAGCAAGAAGACATAAGCTTGGAGATAAAATTGCTTTTAGAAACTTAGAAGATAATTTTATCTATATTTACAAGCTTTCAAATATAGATAAAAAATCTGCAATTTTAGATTTAGAGTTAGAAGAAGAGAAAATTATTGAAAATGATAAAGAGCTTCATCTTGCTTGGTGTATTATTGATCCAAAAATAATTTATGAAAATATAACAAGTTTAAATGAACTTGGAGTTTCTAAAATAAGTTTTATATATAGTGATTTTTCACAAAAGAATTTCAAAATAAATTTTGAAAAGTTAGAAAAAATATTAATTAATTCTTCTTCTCAATGTGGAAGAAGTAGTATTGTTAAAATTGATATATATAAAAATATTGATGAATTTATTAAAGATTATCCAAAATCATATATTCTTGATTTTTCTAATAATTTAATAGAAAGTAAAAAAGATTTAATTGATAATTTAATTGTTGGTCCTGAAGGTGGATTTTCAAAAAGAGAAAGAGAACTTTTTAATAAAGATTTAGTACTTGGATTTAAATCAAATTTGGTTTTAAGATCAGAAACTGCAATTATATCTGCAAGTTCAAAGATAATTATATAA
- a CDS encoding c-type cytochrome: MRELKILAVVVVLTLVMYWGVEPFAHSQMHPSVSNANFNFAEADSQTSKENVNKLQIALDDANKALVKANDENRSNLEKAVKAAEAELTKAQNFEKTINEFWASNQEAINANGNVSNGEMLVNANCTACHSIESKGFAQVMDNATLSSAYGVTPPDLGSSGKLYTKEFLVAFIKDPILASKVSHKFEDGSAAHPMPGYGWMSSQEIADMVAYLEAIAPKEMTNKEVYVNACQRCHDLQYADMKDKTMLSFTNHDDIARYMGKLPPDLSQHIISRGPDYIGKLVNDPQKLLEGTAMPRVGLNQESQEQVIAYLEEIGDTKKQEREELGPRFIVYAIIFAIIAFLWKGVKWRDIH, translated from the coding sequence ATGAGAGAATTAAAAATATTAGCAGTAGTTGTAGTTCTTACACTTGTAATGTATTGGGGTGTTGAGCCTTTTGCTCACTCTCAAATGCATCCATCTGTGTCAAATGCAAATTTTAATTTTGCAGAAGCTGATTCACAAACTTCAAAAGAGAATGTTAATAAACTTCAGATTGCTTTAGATGATGCAAATAAAGCTTTAGTAAAAGCAAATGATGAAAATAGATCTAATTTAGAAAAAGCTGTAAAAGCAGCTGAAGCTGAATTAACAAAAGCTCAAAATTTTGAAAAAACTATCAATGAATTTTGGGCAAGTAATCAAGAAGCTATAAATGCAAATGGTAATGTATCAAATGGTGAAATGCTAGTAAATGCAAACTGTACAGCTTGTCATAGCATTGAATCAAAAGGTTTTGCACAAGTTATGGATAATGCTACATTAAGCTCTGCATATGGAGTTACTCCACCTGATTTAGGAAGTTCTGGTAAACTTTATACTAAAGAATTTTTAGTAGCATTTATAAAAGATCCTATACTTGCTTCAAAAGTATCTCATAAATTTGAAGATGGTTCAGCTGCTCACCCAATGCCAGGTTATGGATGGATGAGTTCTCAAGAAATAGCTGATATGGTTGCTTATTTAGAAGCCATTGCTCCAAAAGAGATGACAAATAAAGAAGTTTATGTTAATGCTTGTCAAAGATGTCATGATTTACAATATGCTGATATGAAAGATAAAACTATGTTATCTTTTACAAATCATGATGATATAGCTAGATATATGGGAAAACTTCCTCCTGATTTATCTCAACATATTATCAGTAGAGGACCAGATTATATTGGTAAACTTGTAAATGACCCTCAAAAATTACTTGAAGGTACAGCAATGCCAAGAGTTGGTTTAAATCAAGAATCTCAAGAACAAGTTATTGCTTATCTTGAAGAGATTGGTGATACTAAGAAACAAGAAAGAGAAGAATTAGGACCAAGATTTATTGTATATGCAATAATTTTTGCAATAATTGCTTTCTTATGGAAAGGTGTAAAATGGAGAGATATTCACTAA
- a CDS encoding cytochrome b, which translates to MAKFEKANSVGEWLDQRLNVKAFNKIMMTEYWIPKDINFLWAMGVLLATTFGILVISGLFLMMYYKPDVNLAFNSVNYTIMQEVAFGWLFRHMHGVAASVIFLIIYIHMLTGIYYGSYKQGREMIWISGMLLFVTFSAAGFSGYMLPWGQMSYWAAMVITNLFGGVPFIGDALVVWIRGDFNVADATLTRFFMLHVFLLPIVIMGLIGLHFYTLRIPHVNNQSSEDIDYDAEAQKYLSGNKKESKVIPFWPVFISKDLAVLGVFLIFYFYLVFFHYSFAMDPINFEPANPMVTPAHIYPEWYFLWSYEVLRGFFFDIAGISAFNLGLMAFAFANGVFFVLPWLDRDSKVLPAHKRPFFFIWFWILVADLIVLTIWGKLPPTGTNAWVGFFAAITFILLFVLLPFITKKDQERRG; encoded by the coding sequence ATGGCAAAATTTGAAAAAGCTAACTCTGTAGGAGAGTGGTTAGACCAAAGATTAAATGTTAAAGCATTTAATAAAATAATGATGACAGAATACTGGATTCCAAAAGATATAAACTTTTTATGGGCTATGGGTGTTCTTCTTGCTACAACATTTGGTATTTTAGTAATCTCTGGATTATTTTTAATGATGTACTATAAACCTGATGTTAATTTAGCATTCAATTCTGTAAACTATACAATTATGCAAGAAGTTGCATTTGGTTGGTTATTTAGACATATGCACGGAGTTGCAGCTTCTGTTATTTTCTTAATTATCTATATTCATATGCTTACTGGAATTTATTATGGTTCTTATAAGCAAGGTAGAGAGATGATTTGGATTTCTGGTATGTTACTATTTGTTACATTCTCTGCAGCTGGTTTCTCTGGATATATGCTTCCATGGGGACAAATGTCTTATTGGGCAGCTATGGTTATTACAAACTTATTTGGTGGAGTACCTTTTATTGGTGATGCACTTGTAGTTTGGATTAGAGGTGATTTTAACGTTGCTGATGCAACTCTTACAAGATTCTTTATGCTTCATGTTTTCTTATTACCAATAGTTATTATGGGATTAATTGGATTACACTTCTATACATTAAGAATTCCTCACGTTAATAACCAAAGTTCAGAAGATATTGATTATGATGCAGAAGCACAAAAATATCTTTCAGGAAATAAAAAAGAGTCAAAAGTTATTCCTTTCTGGCCTGTATTTATCTCAAAAGATTTAGCAGTTCTTGGAGTTTTCTTAATTTTCTACTTCTATTTAGTGTTCTTCCATTATAGTTTTGCAATGGATCCAATTAACTTTGAACCAGCAAACCCAATGGTTACTCCAGCTCATATTTACCCTGAGTGGTATTTCTTATGGTCATATGAAGTTTTAAGAGGTTTCTTCTTTGATATTGCTGGAATTTCAGCATTTAATTTAGGTTTAATGGCATTTGCATTTGCAAATGGTGTTTTCTTTGTTTTACCTTGGTTAGATAGAGATAGTAAAGTTCTTCCAGCACACAAAAGACCATTTTTCTTTATTTGGTTCTGGATTTTAGTTGCAGATTTAATTGTATTAACAATCTGGGGAAAACTTCCTCCAACAGGTACAAATGCTTGGGTAGGATTCTTTGCAGCAATTACATTTATTCTACTATTTGTTCTACTTCCATTTATTACGAAAAAAGATCAAGAAAGAAGAGGATAA
- a CDS encoding Rieske 2Fe-2S domain-containing protein, whose product MSKNTNRRDFIGYSFVAVAAVGGAASLYGMKQVWDPLPSVLAGGFTKVDLSALKAGEPETFTWRGKPIFVLKKTADMDNSARDLVVANDRYTVAIGLCTHLGCIPAWKKTEWKCACHGGVFDASGKQTFGPPPRPLDLPPFEIEGNTLVLGNEGPEYKQIAEAMMA is encoded by the coding sequence ATGTCTAAAAACACTAATAGACGAGATTTTATTGGTTACTCTTTTGTAGCAGTTGCTGCAGTTGGAGGAGCCGCATCTTTATACGGGATGAAACAGGTTTGGGATCCACTTCCTAGCGTTCTTGCTGGTGGATTTACTAAAGTTGATTTAAGTGCTTTAAAAGCTGGTGAACCAGAAACATTTACATGGAGAGGAAAACCAATTTTCGTACTTAAAAAAACAGCTGATATGGATAATAGTGCTAGAGATCTAGTTGTTGCAAATGACAGATATACTGTTGCTATTGGATTATGTACTCACCTAGGTTGTATTCCAGCTTGGAAAAAAACTGAATGGAAATGTGCATGTCACGGTGGTGTTTTCGATGCAAGTGGGAAACAGACTTTTGGTCCACCACCAAGACCTTTAGATTTACCACCATTTGAAATTGAGGGAAATACTTTGGTTTTAGGAAACGAAGGACCAGAATACAAACAAATCGCTGAAGCGATGATGGCATAA
- the thrC gene encoding threonine synthase, giving the protein MSFIETRGNDGIKPNEVSFSEAILNPSASFGGLYVPKNLPNLEKDFIQNHLDKSYKELAFNILKAFKIDIEDSEIKKALDLYDNFDDKNNPSPVVKVKNDLYVNEQYHGPTRAFKDMALQPFGSILSSLAQKKNENYLILAATSGDTGPAALSTFRNKKNIQVVCLYPDGGTSDVQKLQMVCEKAENLKVLGIEGNFDDAQNALKSLLSSNSFKEELEKENIKLSAANSVNFGRIIFQIIYHFWSYLELIRQNAIKNGEKIYLVVPSGNFGNVLGAYYAQKMGLNVEKLLVASNENNILTEWLTTGIYDIRDKDLKLTKSPAMDILKSSNIERVIYDLFGAKRTKELMEDLNSKNIFTMSQDETKELQKYFSATFSNDSFGNQTIKDFLDNGYLMDPHTATCIKAYKELKDKDLITVIYSTAEWTKFSPTVLNALNQNSTKYTDKEALEEISTKFNAKLPDTIKELFNSKIIHNLVIQREKIEENIISFIRKS; this is encoded by the coding sequence ATGAGTTTTATTGAAACAAGAGGAAATGATGGAATTAAACCAAATGAAGTTAGCTTTAGCGAAGCAATTTTAAATCCTAGTGCATCTTTTGGTGGTCTTTATGTACCAAAAAATTTACCAAATTTAGAAAAAGATTTTATACAAAATCATCTAGATAAAAGTTATAAAGAGCTTGCATTTAATATTTTAAAAGCATTTAAAATTGATATTGAAGATAGTGAAATAAAAAAAGCTTTAGATTTATATGATAATTTTGATGATAAAAATAATCCAAGCCCAGTTGTAAAAGTAAAAAATGATTTATATGTAAATGAGCAATATCATGGTCCAACAAGAGCATTTAAAGATATGGCTTTACAACCTTTTGGCTCAATTTTAAGTTCTCTTGCACAAAAAAAGAATGAAAACTATCTGATTCTAGCTGCAACAAGTGGAGATACTGGACCTGCTGCATTAAGTACTTTTAGAAATAAGAAAAATATTCAAGTTGTATGTTTATATCCAGATGGAGGGACAAGTGATGTTCAAAAACTTCAAATGGTTTGTGAAAAAGCAGAAAATTTAAAAGTACTAGGAATCGAAGGAAATTTTGATGATGCACAAAATGCACTAAAATCTCTTTTATCTTCAAATAGTTTTAAAGAAGAGTTAGAAAAAGAAAATATTAAACTAAGTGCTGCAAATAGTGTAAATTTTGGAAGAATTATTTTTCAAATCATATATCACTTTTGGTCATATTTAGAGCTTATAAGACAAAATGCTATTAAAAATGGTGAAAAGATATATCTTGTAGTTCCAAGTGGAAACTTTGGAAATGTTTTAGGTGCTTATTATGCACAAAAAATGGGCTTAAATGTTGAAAAACTTTTAGTTGCCTCAAATGAAAATAATATTTTAACTGAATGGTTAACAACTGGTATATATGATATAAGAGATAAAGACTTAAAATTAACAAAATCTCCAGCTATGGATATCTTGAAATCATCAAATATTGAAAGAGTTATTTATGATCTTTTTGGAGCAAAAAGAACAAAAGAGTTGATGGAAGATCTAAACTCTAAAAATATTTTTACAATGAGTCAAGATGAAACAAAAGAGCTACAAAAATACTTTTCTGCTACATTTAGTAATGATTCATTTGGTAATCAAACAATTAAAGATTTTTTAGATAATGGTTATTTAATGGATCCACATACAGCAACTTGTATCAAAGCATACAAAGAGCTAAAAGATAAAGATTTAATCACTGTAATTTATTCAACAGCTGAATGGACAAAGTTCTCTCCAACTGTTTTAAATGCTTTAAATCAAAACAGCACTAAATACACAGATAAAGAGGCTTTAGAAGAGATTTCTACTAAATTTAATGCCAAATTACCTGATACAATAAAAGAGCTATTTAACTCAAAAATTATTCATAATTTAGTTATACAAAGAGAAAAAATCGAAGAAAATATCATTAGTTTTATTAGAAAATCTTAA
- the argB gene encoding acetylglutamate kinase has protein sequence MPQTNKKVQTLIDAIPYFKKFYGKTIVIKYGGSAQTSDDLKEKFAQDIVLLTLLGIKPIVVHGGGARITELLNKLEIPSSFVDGYRVTCKDSMRVVEMVLSGEINKNIASLLNHHGAKAIGISGKDSGIIKASPKDGGKFGFTGEIDYVNGEMINKLLGEGFIPVIAPIGDSLEPNHPGFNINADVAACEIASAVKAQKVIFLTDTIGVLDKEKNLIQTLDKKSVEDYKKDGTIAGGMIPKVDSCIKAIHNGVNKAHIIDGRVEHSILLELFTSDGIGTQFIRVDNPNNGINIEKLLND, from the coding sequence ATGCCACAAACTAATAAAAAAGTTCAAACTTTAATAGATGCAATACCTTATTTCAAAAAGTTTTATGGAAAAACTATTGTTATAAAATATGGTGGAAGTGCTCAAACAAGTGATGATTTAAAAGAAAAATTTGCTCAAGATATTGTTTTGTTAACTCTTCTTGGTATTAAACCTATTGTTGTTCATGGTGGTGGAGCAAGAATTACTGAACTATTAAATAAACTTGAAATACCTTCTTCTTTTGTTGATGGTTATAGAGTAACTTGTAAAGATAGTATGAGAGTTGTTGAAATGGTATTAAGTGGAGAGATAAATAAAAACATTGCTTCTTTATTAAATCATCATGGAGCAAAAGCTATTGGTATTTCAGGAAAAGATAGTGGAATAATAAAAGCTAGTCCAAAAGATGGTGGTAAATTTGGTTTTACAGGTGAAATTGATTATGTAAATGGTGAAATGATTAATAAACTTTTAGGCGAAGGATTTATTCCTGTTATTGCTCCAATTGGTGATTCACTTGAACCAAATCATCCAGGATTTAATATAAATGCTGATGTAGCAGCTTGTGAAATTGCAAGTGCAGTAAAAGCACAAAAAGTTATATTTTTAACAGATACAATTGGTGTTTTAGATAAAGAGAAAAATTTAATCCAAACTTTAGATAAAAAAAGTGTTGAAGATTATAAAAAAGATGGAACAATCGCTGGAGGAATGATTCCAAAAGTTGATTCTTGCATAAAAGCTATTCATAATGGTGTAAATAAAGCACATATTATTGATGGAAGAGTTGAGCACTCAATTTTGCTTGAACTCTTTACAAGTGATGGAATTGGTACACAATTTATAAGAGTTGACAATCCAAATAATGGAATAAATATAGAAAAATTACTAAATGATTAA